DNA sequence from the Marinilongibacter aquaticus genome:
CAATCACAGCCGGATTTTTCATGCCGTTTGCTTCAGCCATTTCAAACAATTCTGAAGCTTTACCTGTACACGCTTTTTGATGTTTTGTGGCCACTTGTTGCAAAATGGCGGCTGGAATATCCCCTTTGCCCGCAGACAGCAGAATCTCGGCGATTTCTGCCAATTTACTCATGCCCATCAAAATGACCATCGTCGCGTTCGATTGGGCTGCTTGCCGCACATCGCGACTGAGGCTGCCGTCCTTTTTGTGGCCCGTGATCACCCAATAACCATCCGAAAAATTCCGATCCGTTAAAGGGATTCCTGCCAAACCGATGGCATTCACGGAAGAAACCCCGGGAATATACTCCCAATCGATGCCCTGAGACAATGCGTAGTTTATTTCCTCTACACCGCGACCAAAAACAAAAGGATCACCGCCTTTCAAACGCAGCACCGTTCCCTTTTCATTGGCCTTTTGCACAATCAGTTCATTGATTTTATCCTGTGAAATACCTCTTTTATGCCCCTGCTTTCCCACGTAGATTTTCTCGCAGCCTTCGCCACAATGCGACAACAAATCTGCATTGGCCAAATGGTCGTACAAAACCACGTCTGCCGTAGCCAAGGCCTTCACGGCCTTCAGCGTAATCAGCTCTGGATCGCCAGGGCCAGCACCCACCAAAATCAATTTTCGCTCTTGCATCAGGCTTGTACCAAAGTATTTTCCTTTCTCCACTTGATCGCTTTGTTCAAGAAATATTCTGCCTTTTGCAAATAATCTTTCGCAAACTCTTCACTCGGCTCGTTTTTCTTGATCTGCAAGATTTGCTCTGCAACCAATCCGCCAAATTCTTCTTGATAATGCTCGTCGAAATCGGCGATTACCTTCATTTGCGTGTTGGTTTTTACATTTTTATCCAAAAGCAAAGCCTTGGCTGCATTCACTTGAGAAGAATACGCATGATAAATGGCGTCGGCAAATTTCGTTTCTTGTAAAGCTTCTTTGGCATTATCGATTTTCTCTTCCGATTCGAGCAACAAGGTGCCCACCAAATCCACGATCACAGACGCACACTCACCCACTCCGATTTCGGTTTTGAATTGCTCATCGCGACCCCAATCCACGAAATCACTGTCTTCCAGATTCTCCGTTTCGCCCAAAGGCTTCAACAAATCGTAGAAATATATTTTACCTTGACGATCGTAATACGCATTGAAACGCTCGCCTTCTTCTTTGTTCGTATTGTAATCCGAAATCACCATTTGCAAAACCTGAGGCCCACGCTTGCTCGGCACTTTGATTACTTTTTCGGCCGCCCGGCCCACGCCATCGCCTACTGTTCCGCCACCCAGCAAAACTTGCAAAGCGGGCATCACGCGTTTGTCTTTCGATTTCATGCTGCTGCCATGGAAACCAATATTGGCCATGCCATGCTGCCCGCAAGAATTCATACAACCCGAAATTTTGATATTTATATCGTGGTTTTTCAACAATTCGGGGAAATCACGTTCCAAAGTTTCTTCAAACACTTTGGTCACTGCGGTACTGTCTGAAATCGCCAAATTACAGGTATCGGTACCGGGGCAAGCGGTAATATTTACCGCACTGTTAGCACCCAATCCCGCATATCCATGAGCGGTCAGTACCGAAAACACATAGGCCAAATTGGCTTCGGGCACATTCCGAAGGAAAAGCCCCTGATTGATTGACACACGTACGTCGTTGCCGATATATCCTTCCAAAGCGGCAATCAATTCACGCGAAACCGTGGTACTCATATTACCCAAAGGTACACGCACATAAACGCCAAAAAGCCCTTCTTGCTTTTGCTCGATCACATTGGTTTCTTTCCAAAGAGCGAAAGCCGCTTCATCCAGATCTGTCGGCTGATCGGCTACCTTGTTGGCCAACTCTGGACCTTCGGATGGCAAATCGATTTTATACGATTTCGATTTCAGAGCCAATCGCTCCTCCTCTACCAATTCCATGAAAGTTTCGAAACCAATCTTTTCCACCAAGAAT
Encoded proteins:
- the cobA gene encoding uroporphyrinogen-III C-methyltransferase; translated protein: MEKGKYFGTSLMQERKLILVGAGPGDPELITLKAVKALATADVVLYDHLANADLLSHCGEGCEKIYVGKQGHKRGISQDKINELIVQKANEKGTVLRLKGGDPFVFGRGVEEINYALSQGIDWEYIPGVSSVNAIGLAGIPLTDRNFSDGYWVITGHKKDGSLSRDVRQAAQSNATMVILMGMSKLAEIAEILLSAGKGDIPAAILQQVATKHQKACTGKASELFEMAEANGMKNPAVIVIGDVVRAIDAKSLAENVQSSGLLKECA
- a CDS encoding nitrite reductase, giving the protein MQSFRTELENPLVEKDIIDLERKIRLFQEGKIVEEKFRSLRLARGVYGQRQQGVQMVRIKLPYGKMTFDQWRRIADVSDEYSTGNLHFTTRQDIQIHFVSLDRTPQLWSELEKDKVTMREACGNTVRNVTASVTAGVDKEEPFDVTPYAHATFSYFLRNPICQDMGRKMKFSFSSNDEDTALSYMHDLGFIPKVKNGLRGFKVVVGGGLGAQPRMADLAYEFLPEDQIIPFTEAVLRVFDRNGERNSRNKARMKFLVEKIGFETFMELVEEERLALKSKSYKIDLPSEGPELANKVADQPTDLDEAAFALWKETNVIEQKQEGLFGVYVRVPLGNMSTTVSRELIAALEGYIGNDVRVSINQGLFLRNVPEANLAYVFSVLTAHGYAGLGANSAVNITACPGTDTCNLAISDSTAVTKVFEETLERDFPELLKNHDINIKISGCMNSCGQHGMANIGFHGSSMKSKDKRVMPALQVLLGGGTVGDGVGRAAEKVIKVPSKRGPQVLQMVISDYNTNKEEGERFNAYYDRQGKIYFYDLLKPLGETENLEDSDFVDWGRDEQFKTEIGVGECASVIVDLVGTLLLESEEKIDNAKEALQETKFADAIYHAYSSQVNAAKALLLDKNVKTNTQMKVIADFDEHYQEEFGGLVAEQILQIKKNEPSEEFAKDYLQKAEYFLNKAIKWRKENTLVQA